One window of Mobula birostris isolate sMobBir1 unplaced genomic scaffold, sMobBir1.hap1 scaffold_943, whole genome shotgun sequence genomic DNA carries:
- the mblac1 gene encoding LOW QUALITY PROTEIN: metallo-beta-lactamase domain-containing protein 1 (The sequence of the model RefSeq protein was modified relative to this genomic sequence to represent the inferred CDS: inserted 2 bases in 2 codons) codes for MRRASDVESEPPCLSAIPGSPYSIFVIKEGYAYTDREGRMRADGSITLVKGPQVVLVDTGNPWDGELILRELQSHGLAAGDITFVVCTHGHSDHVGXLGLFPEASFIVSYDICWRQDTYLDHDFRSGQPYRIDEWLEVFPTPGHSGSDVSLLVRGTQWGTVVVAGDLFEREDDEQDWRELSENPELQARHRDRVRALADVIIPGHGPPFRXTKECIPPADVGSSGPGAV; via the exons ATGAGGAGAGCATCGGACGTGGAGTCGGAGCCTCCCTGCTTGTCGGCCATTCCAGGGAGTCCGTATTCCATCTTTGTGATTAAGGAGGGGTACGCTTATACGGACAGGGAGGGCCGCATGAGGGCGGACGGGTCGATTACCCTGGTGAAGGGGCCGCAGGTGGTGCTGGTGGACACGGGGAACCCGTGGGACGGCGAACTGATTCTGCGGGAGCTGCAGTCGCACGGGCTGGCAGCCGGGGACATCACGTTCGTGGTCTGCACCCACGGCCACTCGGACCACGTTG ACCTCGGCCTCTTCCCGGAGGCCTCCTTCATCGTCTCCTACGATATCTGCTGGCGGCAGGACACCTACCTGGACCACGACTTCCGCTCTGGGCAGCCCTACCGGATCGACGAGTGGCTGGAGGTGTTCCCGACACCGGGTCACAGTGGCAGCGACGTCAGCCTCCTCGTGCGTGGCACCCAGTGGGGGACTGTGGTGGTGGCAGGGGACCTGTTTGAGAGGGAGGACGATGAGCAGGACTGGCGGGAGCTGAGTGAAAACCCCGAACTACAAGCGAGGCACAGGGACCGGGTGCGAGCCCTGGCTGATGTTATCATTCCTGGTCATGGACCACCCTTCA TAACGAAAGAATGCATCCCACCTGCTGACGTAGGTAGCAGTGGACCAGGAGCAGTCTGA